Proteins encoded within one genomic window of Prosthecobacter fusiformis:
- a CDS encoding PVC-type heme-binding CxxCH protein, whose protein sequence is MKRLLIFALASASLLQAQPLITWKRVQLTDTFYAEGANFADINKDGHMDIISGPFWYEGPDWQKRHAYHAVKEFNIVGYSDHFFCYPQDFNADGWPDILVLGFPGKEARLYLNPGKFENDAPWPAHVVADAVDNESPVFADITGDGKSEIICSTGGRFGWYAPNWDRPTEKWPFVAVTGDLKVAKFTHGLGIGDVNGDGRMDLLEARRWWEQPKAGADKTASNTPPWTQHNFAAGIGGGAQMFAYDFDGDGSNDVATALAAHQYGVAVYLNRMQKADEAGKSARPTWEKRTLVGEQPWENDYGIVFSQPHAMHLADVDGDGVKDLITGKRYWAHNGHGDPDESGPRVLYWFQTKRDGHGGVEFIPHLVDAESGVGTDVQVGDVNGDQLPDIVVGNKAGLFVLLQERQEVSAELAAQMAPKKMYGPGSMEHGPSGLVPQKDYKTGQTPQEALKNIQLPAGFKAELIAAEPDVVQPIAMCWDERGRLWVIEGNSYPKPREPGAGQDRILIFEDSDGDGSFETRKVFAEGISLASGIEIGFGGVWVGAAPYLMFIPDADRDDQPDASHAPSESNGTPKVPGLPFTAYALLDGWGSQDTHETLNSFIWGPDGWLYGCHGVFTHSKVGRVGTPDAEREPLNAGVWRYHPVRHTFEVYAHGTSNPWGLDYDQYGEFFVTACVIPHLYHIVPGGRYQRQGGQHFNPYTYDDIKTIANHSHFAGDIRSNAHWGARKGGGIVADDTNQAGGGHAHCGLAIYQSSQFPASYRNQLLFGNLHGHRLVTNYLDPKGSTYIGRHGSDFMRSNDMHFIPVTQKVGPDGALYVSDWSDKQVCHRGSNAIEMWDRSNGRIYRVSYGESTVGTPARLKAHSGEAAKSNEGERSLRDLLNDLVRDTMTIQLPKAPFNLRKEETDTLVKLAVQPENEWFSRMARRVLMERYYTDGSLNDKLSGKGLGMEASSELGNLLAMEHEDEIGFHTMPTPNRLRALWLLVSANEVNGNHLYLLNGLQLKDPVVVAQIIRYTMGGYRGKELHTAEAEMNPSSRKIMDQIAANLIDLAKNTKSAVIRRELASSLSGSFSRFEQAIATALLQHAEDNDDPYIPLLIWYGIEPVVGGDAQTGLELAKISKMPKVTEFIYRRLGAEEQGRTALLGIAADSPDTALRETLLRTVVEAARTGNKVALPKDWVQMKTKLGNGPMISELEAFMGVETSLVAYRDTLLSQAAVAQREAALRILLQVRDPQTAALLHQLIAQDDQAMVRRAVQALATLPHDGTPALLLAKFATFDATTRNDAINTLATTPAGAKGLLVAVKEGRMTRSMLSPFLARQMSALQDDEVRALIKQVWGDLNAPKADLEERKAKFRATLSPAALARADAAKGKMIFSATCGTCHRLLGEGQDVGPDLTGSNRADLNYLLDNVLDPNAVIGKDYQLNIFELNDGRIASGVIKEETAAAYRVTLPGGIEQIVTKTEVKKRTLSAMSTMPEGLFDALPADMVLDLVKYLQSSAVPASANPEKTTAVPGAIEGESLRSKATAGNVKPQNMSGFKAGHWSGGKHLWWTGGKVGSTLKITFPIAEAGKKKIYAVFTKAPDYGIVSFKVNGHSSALGPVDLYDAAVVNTAEQWIGEFEFNAGEQVLEVMMDGKNPAAKPALMFALDYLRVE, encoded by the coding sequence ATGAAACGCCTGCTCATTTTTGCCCTCGCCAGCGCCTCCCTCCTGCAGGCACAGCCGCTCATCACGTGGAAGCGCGTCCAGTTGACGGACACCTTTTATGCCGAAGGCGCGAACTTTGCCGACATCAACAAGGACGGCCACATGGACATCATCAGCGGCCCGTTCTGGTATGAAGGGCCGGACTGGCAAAAACGGCACGCTTACCATGCGGTCAAGGAATTCAACATCGTTGGTTATTCCGACCACTTTTTCTGCTATCCGCAGGACTTCAATGCCGATGGCTGGCCGGATATTTTGGTGCTGGGTTTTCCAGGCAAGGAGGCGCGCCTGTACCTGAACCCGGGCAAGTTTGAAAACGACGCTCCCTGGCCCGCCCATGTCGTCGCCGATGCGGTGGACAATGAATCCCCCGTCTTTGCCGACATCACGGGCGATGGCAAATCGGAGATCATCTGCAGCACGGGCGGCCGCTTTGGCTGGTATGCGCCGAATTGGGACCGGCCGACCGAAAAATGGCCTTTCGTGGCGGTGACCGGCGACCTGAAGGTGGCCAAGTTCACCCACGGCCTCGGCATCGGCGATGTGAACGGCGATGGCCGGATGGACCTGCTGGAGGCCCGGCGCTGGTGGGAGCAGCCGAAGGCAGGCGCGGACAAAACAGCCTCCAACACTCCGCCGTGGACCCAGCACAACTTTGCAGCGGGCATCGGCGGCGGGGCGCAGATGTTCGCCTATGACTTTGACGGGGATGGCAGCAACGACGTGGCCACCGCCCTGGCCGCGCACCAGTATGGCGTGGCGGTTTACCTGAACCGCATGCAGAAAGCCGATGAGGCAGGCAAGAGTGCCCGCCCCACTTGGGAAAAGCGCACGCTGGTGGGCGAGCAGCCTTGGGAGAACGATTACGGCATCGTCTTCAGCCAGCCCCATGCCATGCATCTGGCGGACGTGGACGGGGATGGCGTGAAGGACCTCATCACCGGCAAACGCTACTGGGCGCACAATGGCCATGGCGATCCGGACGAATCCGGTCCGCGCGTGCTGTATTGGTTTCAGACCAAACGCGATGGCCATGGCGGCGTGGAATTCATCCCGCATCTGGTGGATGCCGAGAGCGGCGTGGGCACCGATGTCCAGGTGGGCGATGTGAACGGGGACCAGCTGCCGGACATCGTGGTGGGCAACAAGGCCGGTCTTTTTGTGCTGCTGCAGGAGCGGCAGGAAGTGAGCGCCGAGCTGGCCGCGCAAATGGCCCCGAAGAAAATGTACGGCCCTGGAAGCATGGAGCACGGCCCTTCCGGCCTAGTTCCCCAAAAGGATTACAAAACCGGCCAGACGCCGCAGGAAGCGTTGAAGAACATTCAGTTACCCGCAGGCTTCAAGGCCGAGCTCATCGCCGCCGAACCGGATGTGGTGCAGCCCATCGCCATGTGCTGGGATGAACGCGGCAGGCTGTGGGTGATCGAGGGCAACAGCTACCCAAAACCGCGTGAACCGGGCGCGGGCCAGGACCGCATCCTGATCTTCGAAGATTCGGATGGCGACGGCAGCTTCGAGACGCGCAAGGTCTTCGCGGAAGGCATCAGCCTCGCCAGCGGCATCGAGATCGGTTTTGGTGGCGTGTGGGTGGGGGCCGCGCCTTACCTCATGTTCATTCCCGATGCGGACCGTGATGACCAACCCGATGCCAGCCATGCGCCCTCTGAATCCAACGGCACGCCGAAGGTCCCCGGCCTGCCTTTCACCGCCTATGCCCTCCTGGACGGCTGGGGCAGCCAGGACACGCATGAAACCCTGAACAGCTTCATCTGGGGTCCCGATGGCTGGCTGTACGGCTGCCATGGTGTTTTTACACACTCAAAGGTAGGCCGGGTGGGCACGCCGGATGCCGAACGCGAGCCGCTGAATGCTGGTGTGTGGCGTTATCACCCCGTGCGGCACACCTTTGAAGTGTATGCCCACGGCACCAGCAATCCCTGGGGCCTGGACTATGACCAATACGGCGAGTTTTTTGTCACCGCCTGTGTCATCCCGCACCTCTATCACATCGTCCCCGGCGGCCGGTATCAGCGGCAGGGCGGCCAGCATTTCAACCCCTACACCTACGACGACATCAAGACCATCGCCAACCACTCGCATTTCGCCGGCGACATCCGGTCGAATGCACACTGGGGCGCCCGCAAAGGCGGCGGCATCGTCGCGGATGATACCAACCAGGCTGGTGGCGGCCATGCCCATTGCGGCCTCGCCATCTATCAAAGCAGCCAGTTTCCCGCGAGCTACCGCAATCAGCTCCTATTTGGCAACCTCCACGGCCATCGTCTCGTCACCAATTACCTGGACCCCAAAGGCAGTACCTACATCGGCAGGCACGGCAGCGATTTCATGCGGTCTAACGACATGCATTTCATCCCCGTCACACAAAAAGTCGGTCCAGACGGCGCGCTCTACGTCAGTGACTGGAGCGACAAGCAGGTCTGCCACCGCGGCAGCAACGCCATCGAAATGTGGGACCGCAGCAACGGGCGGATTTATCGCGTGAGCTATGGAGAAAGTACGGTGGGCACTCCTGCCCGCCTCAAAGCCCATAGCGGCGAAGCTGCGAAATCAAACGAAGGCGAAAGGAGTCTTCGTGATCTGCTCAATGACTTAGTTCGCGACACGATGACAATCCAGTTACCCAAAGCTCCGTTCAACCTCCGCAAAGAAGAAACCGACACTTTAGTCAAGCTTGCCGTGCAGCCGGAAAACGAGTGGTTCTCACGTATGGCACGGCGGGTGTTGATGGAGCGATATTACACAGATGGGTCTTTAAATGATAAATTGTCCGGCAAGGGATTGGGCATGGAGGCAAGCTCAGAGCTTGGGAATTTACTGGCTATGGAGCACGAGGACGAAATCGGATTTCACACGATGCCAACCCCCAACCGTTTGCGGGCTCTTTGGCTATTGGTTAGCGCAAACGAGGTTAATGGGAACCATTTATACCTCCTCAATGGGTTACAATTGAAAGATCCCGTCGTCGTCGCCCAGATCATCCGTTACACAATGGGAGGATATCGAGGAAAAGAACTTCACACCGCGGAAGCAGAAATGAATCCATCGAGTCGCAAGATAATGGACCAGATTGCGGCCAACCTGATCGACCTCGCCAAAAATACCAAGTCAGCAGTGATTCGCCGAGAACTTGCATCGTCACTGAGCGGATCATTTAGCCGTTTTGAACAAGCCATCGCCACCGCCCTCCTCCAGCATGCCGAGGACAACGACGATCCTTACATCCCGCTGCTCATCTGGTATGGCATTGAGCCCGTCGTCGGCGGCGATGCCCAGACCGGCCTTGAGCTGGCAAAGATCTCCAAGATGCCGAAGGTGACGGAGTTTATCTACCGCCGCCTCGGGGCCGAGGAACAGGGCCGCACCGCCCTCCTGGGCATCGCCGCCGATTCGCCCGACACCGCCCTGCGTGAAACCCTGCTGCGCACGGTGGTGGAAGCGGCCCGCACGGGCAACAAGGTGGCGCTGCCCAAAGACTGGGTGCAAATGAAAACTAAGTTAGGCAACGGCCCGATGATCTCGGAGCTCGAAGCCTTCATGGGCGTGGAAACCAGCCTCGTCGCCTACCGTGACACCCTGCTTTCCCAAGCTGCCGTCGCACAGCGCGAGGCTGCCTTGCGCATCCTGCTTCAGGTGCGGGACCCGCAGACGGCGGCTCTGCTGCACCAGCTCATCGCCCAGGATGACCAGGCGATGGTGCGGCGTGCGGTCCAGGCCCTCGCCACCCTTCCGCATGATGGCACCCCGGCCCTGTTGCTGGCGAAATTTGCGACCTTTGACGCGACCACCCGCAATGATGCCATCAACACCCTGGCCACCACGCCTGCCGGGGCCAAAGGCCTGCTAGTGGCGGTGAAGGAGGGGCGGATGACCCGGTCCATGCTCTCGCCCTTCCTGGCCCGCCAGATGTCCGCTCTCCAGGATGATGAAGTGCGGGCCCTGATCAAGCAGGTCTGGGGTGACCTCAACGCCCCCAAGGCCGATCTGGAGGAGAGGAAGGCCAAATTCCGCGCCACCCTTTCACCTGCGGCCCTGGCCCGGGCCGATGCGGCCAAGGGCAAGATGATCTTCAGCGCCACCTGCGGAACTTGTCATCGTTTGTTAGGCGAGGGCCAGGATGTCGGCCCGGACCTTACCGGCTCCAACCGCGCCGACTTGAACTACCTCCTGGATAACGTCCTGGATCCCAATGCCGTCATCGGCAAGGACTACCAGCTCAACATCTTTGAACTGAACGACGGCCGCATCGCCAGCGGGGTGATCAAGGAGGAAACCGCCGCCGCTTACCGCGTCACCCTGCCCGGCGGCATCGAGCAGATCGTCACCAAGACCGAAGTCAAAAAGCGCACCCTGTCCGCCATGAGCACCATGCCCGAAGGCCTCTTCGATGCCCTGCCTGCCGACATGGTTCTGGACCTCGTGAAGTATCTTCAAAGTTCTGCAGTCCCGGCTTCAGCCAATCCAGAAAAAACCACGGCAGTGCCCGGCGCTATCGAAGGCGAATCGCTCAGGTCCAAAGCCACGGCGGGTAACGTGAAGCCCCAGAACATGTCAGGCTTCAAAGCCGGGCACTGGAGCGGCGGCAAGCACCTCTGGTGGACCGGTGGCAAGGTGGGCAGCACGCTCAAGATCACGTTCCCAATCGCAGAAGCCGGAAAAAAGAAGATCTACGCGGTCTTCACCAAAGCCCCTGACTACGGCATCGTCAGCTTCAAGGTGAACGGCCATTCAAGTGCCCTCGGCCCCGTGGATCTTTATGATGCCGCCGTCGTCAACACGGCGGAGCAATGGATCGGTGAATTTGAGTTCAACGCGGGCGAACAGGTGCTGGAAGTGATGATGGACGGCAAAAACCCAGCCGCCAAACCCGCCCTGATGTTTGCCTTGGATTATCTCCGCGTGGAGTGA
- a CDS encoding alpha/beta hydrolase, whose protein sequence is MSRFPSLFRLAVLFLASAVHAAEPAKVPLWPDGAPGAKGQEDKDQPFIYAWPAAKETATKAAFIVCPGGGYGGLAADHEGVQVARWFNGIGVSAFVLHYRLGTQGYHYPIQLMDVQRAIRHVRANAAQYGIDPNRIGVIGFSAGGHLSSMAATLFDEKPEGMTNDAVDQVSARPDVAAPTYAVISMIDDFAHMGSRKNLLGPNDSDELARKVSTHLRVTPQTPPTFLFQTDEDTVVPAENAVNFYLACRKNGVPAELHCYKPGPHGVGLYLGDPVLGTWSGHLRDWLRNQGFLNPAERAAVTGKLTVNGKPVSWGNVVFSAEDPSAPVAGVRVRGGNFKLDAKAGPVVGKIKLRVSYSAADVPGLDTPDGTVTATEQKAGSGEWTVEIKPGDNKLDLNVER, encoded by the coding sequence ATGTCACGCTTTCCCAGCCTCTTCCGTTTAGCTGTCCTGTTCCTCGCCTCCGCCGTCCATGCGGCCGAACCGGCCAAAGTCCCCCTGTGGCCGGACGGCGCTCCAGGGGCCAAAGGGCAGGAGGACAAGGACCAGCCGTTCATCTATGCCTGGCCGGCGGCCAAGGAGACCGCCACCAAGGCGGCGTTCATCGTCTGCCCCGGCGGTGGTTACGGCGGGCTGGCCGCGGATCATGAGGGCGTGCAGGTGGCCAGGTGGTTCAACGGCATCGGCGTCTCCGCCTTCGTGTTGCATTATCGGTTAGGCACGCAGGGGTATCATTATCCCATCCAGCTCATGGACGTGCAGCGCGCCATCCGCCACGTGCGGGCAAATGCCGCGCAGTACGGCATCGATCCCAACCGCATCGGCGTCATCGGTTTCTCCGCCGGCGGGCATCTCAGCTCCATGGCCGCCACCCTCTTCGATGAAAAACCCGAAGGCATGACGAATGATGCCGTGGACCAGGTCAGCGCCCGGCCGGATGTGGCCGCGCCTACCTATGCCGTGATCTCGATGATTGATGACTTCGCCCACATGGGCTCGCGCAAGAATCTGCTGGGACCCAATGACAGCGACGAACTGGCGCGCAAGGTGAGCACGCATCTGCGGGTGACCCCGCAGACCCCGCCCACCTTCCTTTTCCAGACCGATGAGGACACCGTGGTGCCTGCGGAAAACGCGGTGAACTTTTACCTGGCCTGCCGCAAAAACGGCGTGCCTGCGGAGCTGCATTGCTACAAGCCCGGCCCTCACGGCGTGGGTCTTTATTTGGGCGATCCGGTGCTCGGCACCTGGAGCGGGCATCTGCGCGACTGGTTGCGCAACCAGGGTTTCCTGAATCCTGCGGAACGCGCGGCGGTCACCGGCAAACTCACCGTCAACGGCAAACCCGTGAGCTGGGGCAATGTGGTCTTCAGCGCTGAAGACCCCTCCGCCCCCGTGGCCGGAGTCCGGGTGCGCGGCGGCAATTTCAAACTAGATGCCAAGGCCGGACCGGTGGTGGGCAAGATCAAGCTTCGAGTCAGCTACAGCGCCGCAGATGTCCCCGGACTCGACACCCCGGATGGCACAGTGACCGCCACAGAGCAGAAGGCAGGAAGCGGTGAATGGACCGTCGAAATCAAGCCTGGCGATAACAAGCTGGACCTGAACGTGGAGCGCTGA
- a CDS encoding AEC family transporter: protein MLDFATILTVVLPVYLTLATGAAVRKLGILPREADAGMMRLAVTVLTPCLILERVVGNEAVMSPVPVLIAASLGYVLVAVGIAVSYFAAPLIGLQRHEGRRTFAVACGMQNYGFVAIPIVTALFPEKGTLGVMFTFTLGVELACWTAGVGLLTGLDKAPWKLALNPPVITILASLVLNFTGLHAYVPEVVHLTLAMMGACAVPLAVMIIGASIADIWGQERMRWSIAVLAPVLRQFVIPLAFLAAAFYLPLERELKRILIVQGAMPSAVFTIMIARHYGGHAPTAVQCVLATTIVSLVTAPALIAWALKVVGV, encoded by the coding sequence ATGCTCGATTTTGCCACCATCCTCACCGTCGTGCTGCCGGTGTACCTGACCCTGGCCACCGGGGCTGCGGTGAGGAAGCTGGGCATCCTGCCACGGGAGGCGGATGCGGGCATGATGCGGCTGGCGGTGACCGTGCTGACACCCTGCCTGATTCTGGAGCGGGTGGTGGGCAATGAAGCCGTGATGAGCCCGGTACCTGTGCTCATCGCCGCCAGCCTGGGGTATGTGCTGGTGGCGGTTGGCATCGCCGTTTCATACTTTGCTGCGCCGCTGATCGGGCTGCAGAGGCATGAAGGCCGGCGGACTTTTGCCGTCGCTTGTGGCATGCAGAATTACGGTTTCGTGGCCATCCCGATTGTCACGGCGTTGTTTCCTGAAAAGGGCACGCTGGGGGTCATGTTCACCTTTACGTTAGGCGTGGAGCTGGCCTGCTGGACGGCGGGTGTGGGTTTGCTGACGGGACTGGATAAGGCCCCCTGGAAACTGGCGCTGAATCCGCCGGTCATCACCATCCTGGCTTCTTTGGTTCTCAATTTTACCGGCCTGCATGCTTACGTCCCGGAGGTCGTTCATCTGACCTTGGCGATGATGGGAGCCTGCGCGGTGCCCCTGGCGGTGATGATCATCGGGGCCTCCATTGCGGACATTTGGGGGCAGGAGAGGATGCGCTGGTCCATTGCGGTGCTCGCACCTGTGCTGAGGCAGTTTGTCATCCCGCTGGCCTTTCTGGCGGCGGCTTTTTACCTGCCTTTGGAGAGGGAGCTGAAACGCATCCTCATTGTTCAGGGAGCCATGCCAAGTGCGGTTTTCACCATCATGATCGCCCGTCATTATGGCGGCCATGCACCCACTGCGGTGCAGTGTGTGCTGGCCACCACGATCGTCAGCCTTGTGACCGCTCCGGCCCTCATTGCCTGGGCTTTGAAGGTCGTCGGAGTTTAA
- the metG gene encoding methionine--tRNA ligase → MKPYYITTAIDYTNAPPHIGHAYEKVLADVMARFQRLNGREVYFLTGVDQHGQKVQKSADKAGQSPQEFVDGVTAHFVSLWEKLNVRYDGWAATTDPVHKRVVQTMLQKLHDCGQLYKQGYKGFYSVRQEQFLTDKERGPDGNFGEEWGEVVELEEENWYFRLSDHVEWLKGYIRSHPDFIYPAHRANDVLNALEGTPQDLCISRPIERLSWGIPLPFDERFVNYVWFDALTNYISFAGYLADESGNGDVGLPDFSKLWPSEAHVIGKDILVPAHAVYWPIMLHALGFSDEQIPRLIVHGWWNVKGAKMSKSLGNVIDPNVLAATFTPDGLRYYLTRDIATGYDSDFSDERIIMSYNKELAGGLGNLLNRSINMAQKYRASVLTPGTYDDAENAALRQTVTDALPAYLENMSSWAIHDGIAAAWKIVSAANAYVDSTKPFSLAKDPAQAARLDSVLYHLAEAWVHVSVLLNPIMPTAMATARAQIGWEMPEGFQFSDLKWGMLKEGHQLGAPVPLFPRLEITETAD, encoded by the coding sequence GTGAAGCCTTACTACATCACCACCGCCATTGATTATACCAACGCGCCGCCCCACATCGGCCATGCCTATGAAAAGGTGCTGGCGGATGTGATGGCGCGTTTTCAGCGGCTGAATGGCCGGGAGGTGTATTTCCTCACGGGGGTGGACCAGCATGGGCAAAAGGTGCAAAAAAGCGCGGACAAGGCCGGCCAGTCCCCCCAGGAATTTGTGGACGGCGTGACCGCGCATTTTGTCTCCCTCTGGGAGAAACTGAATGTGCGTTACGACGGCTGGGCTGCTACGACAGATCCCGTGCACAAGCGCGTGGTCCAGACCATGCTGCAAAAGCTGCACGATTGCGGGCAACTCTACAAACAGGGTTACAAAGGATTTTACAGCGTGCGGCAGGAGCAGTTCCTGACGGACAAGGAGCGTGGTCCTGACGGCAACTTTGGTGAGGAATGGGGCGAGGTCGTGGAACTGGAGGAGGAGAACTGGTACTTCCGCCTCAGCGATCATGTGGAGTGGCTGAAGGGCTACATCCGCAGCCACCCGGATTTCATTTATCCGGCCCACCGTGCCAACGACGTGCTCAACGCCCTGGAAGGCACGCCGCAGGACCTGTGCATTAGCCGCCCGATCGAGCGCCTGAGCTGGGGCATCCCGCTGCCGTTTGATGAGCGTTTTGTGAACTACGTGTGGTTCGATGCGCTGACGAATTACATCAGCTTTGCCGGTTATCTGGCCGATGAGTCCGGCAACGGCGATGTCGGCCTGCCAGATTTTAGCAAGCTGTGGCCCTCAGAAGCCCACGTCATCGGCAAGGACATCCTGGTGCCCGCCCATGCGGTTTACTGGCCGATCATGCTGCACGCCCTCGGTTTCAGCGATGAGCAAATCCCCCGTCTCATTGTCCACGGCTGGTGGAATGTGAAGGGTGCGAAGATGAGCAAGAGCCTGGGCAACGTGATTGATCCCAATGTGCTCGCAGCCACCTTCACTCCGGACGGCCTGCGCTATTATTTGACCCGCGACATCGCCACCGGTTATGACAGCGACTTCAGCGATGAGCGCATCATCATGTCCTATAACAAGGAGCTCGCGGGCGGCCTGGGCAACCTGCTGAACCGTAGCATCAACATGGCGCAGAAGTATCGTGCAAGTGTGCTGACTCCTGGAACGTATGACGACGCTGAGAATGCGGCCCTGCGCCAGACGGTGACGGATGCGCTGCCTGCGTATCTGGAAAACATGAGCTCCTGGGCCATCCATGACGGCATCGCTGCCGCGTGGAAAATCGTCTCCGCTGCGAATGCGTACGTGGACAGCACCAAGCCTTTCTCGCTGGCCAAAGACCCGGCTCAGGCGGCGCGCCTGGACAGCGTGCTCTATCATCTGGCGGAAGCCTGGGTGCATGTGAGCGTGCTGCTGAATCCGATCATGCCGACGGCGATGGCCACAGCGCGGGCGCAGATCGGCTGGGAGATGCCGGAAGGGTTCCAGTTCAGCGATCTGAAGTGGGGCATGCTCAAGGAAGGCCACCAGCTCGGTGCTCCGGTGCCGCTTTTCCCAAGGCTGGAGATCACGGAGACTGCCGACTAA